In a genomic window of Methylophaga thalassica:
- a CDS encoding sigma-54-dependent transcriptional regulator, which yields MNPSNILVVEDDANLRRALCDTLELAGYRVTGMEHGQSALDKIASEPVGLLLSDLQMSPMDGHTLLKRAKAMMPDLPVVMMTAYGTVQSAVDAMHQGASDYLLKPFEADELLQRVQRYISDLGTEEDDMVAHAQASKELQAIAKRVADSDATVLINGESGTGKEVLARYLHIHSARASAPFVAINCAAIPENMLEATLFGYEKGAFTGASQAYAGKFEQANHGTILLDEISEMDLSLQAKLLRVLQEREVERIGGRKVIPLDVRVLATTNRTLRDEVKAGRFREDLFYRLNVFPLEISPLRKRIDDILPLSNRLLARHASHSRRVAPLLDEAAQSRLLSHSWPGNVRELDNVLQRALILQSGQSITAKDIIFEAVSGQELDHTTVESDVLPVQGDNKPVLEGYDLRSQEQRHILDMLEKYQGSRRLTAKELGISERTLRYKIAKFREQGVEIPEKLGKKSA from the coding sequence ATGAATCCATCTAATATTTTAGTGGTTGAGGACGATGCGAATCTTCGTAGAGCATTATGTGACACACTTGAGTTAGCAGGATACCGTGTGACCGGAATGGAGCATGGGCAATCAGCATTAGATAAAATCGCCAGTGAACCTGTCGGTTTATTGTTAAGCGACTTGCAAATGTCACCTATGGATGGGCATACCTTATTAAAGCGGGCAAAAGCCATGATGCCGGATTTACCCGTGGTCATGATGACAGCTTATGGCACCGTACAAAGTGCAGTAGATGCTATGCATCAAGGCGCTTCTGACTATCTATTAAAGCCATTCGAAGCAGATGAGTTATTGCAGCGGGTGCAACGCTATATTAGTGATCTTGGAACAGAAGAAGATGATATGGTGGCTCACGCTCAGGCATCTAAAGAGCTGCAAGCTATCGCCAAACGGGTGGCGGACAGTGATGCTACGGTCTTAATTAACGGGGAAAGTGGCACAGGTAAAGAAGTACTAGCCCGTTATCTTCATATACATTCAGCAAGAGCTTCTGCCCCCTTTGTTGCCATCAACTGCGCCGCTATCCCTGAAAATATGCTGGAAGCCACCTTGTTTGGTTATGAAAAAGGGGCCTTTACCGGTGCCAGTCAAGCCTATGCTGGTAAATTTGAGCAAGCAAACCATGGCACGATTTTGTTAGATGAAATTTCAGAAATGGATTTATCTCTGCAAGCGAAGTTATTGCGTGTATTACAGGAACGTGAAGTTGAACGGATTGGTGGTAGAAAAGTTATCCCACTTGATGTCCGGGTACTCGCCACTACCAACAGAACATTACGCGATGAGGTAAAAGCGGGTCGTTTTCGAGAAGACTTATTTTATCGTCTTAATGTGTTCCCACTTGAAATTTCACCACTTAGAAAACGTATAGATGACATTTTGCCACTATCTAATCGATTACTGGCTCGCCATGCCAGTCACAGTCGACGCGTAGCGCCCTTGTTGGACGAGGCAGCACAATCCCGATTGTTGTCTCACTCATGGCCAGGCAATGTCCGTGAATTGGATAATGTGCTTCAGCGTGCCTTAATACTGCAATCAGGCCAGTCAATTACGGCGAAAGATATTATCTTCGAGGCAGTCTCTGGTCAGGAGTTGGATCATACTACGGTGGAATCAGACGTTTTGCCTGTTCAGGGAGATAATAAGCCCGTGCTAGAAGGTTATGATCTTCGTTCACAGGAGCAGCGTCATATTCTCGACATGCTGGAAAAATATCAAGGTAGCCGAAGACTTACAGCTAAAGAGCTGGGAATCAGTGAACGGACTTTACGCTATAAGATTGCCAAATTCCGTGAGCAGGGGGTGGAAATCCCGGAAAAACTTGGCAAGAAGTCTGCATAG
- the fliF gene encoding flagellar basal-body MS-ring/collar protein FliF has product MENAPATTGPQANMPAARPTTALGAMQANISRQPVVKQVLFLLAIAASIAVGGYVLMWSQTPSYQVLFGNMAPAESSEVVDVLQQMNVDYKLDPTTGAVLVPAADLQTLRMKLAAEGLPRSAALGMEMLNQDQGFGTSQFIERARYQRAMEEELSRSIAELNNVRSARVHLAIPKQSVFVRDRKDPTASVVVHLYAGRTLDQSQVAAITHMVASSVPDMKNADVTIVDQRGNLLTQPERAAGVAMSDTQLEYTRKVEQIYIDRIENILSPIVGMSGVRAQVVADIDFTMSEQTHESYNPDMTAVRSEQLQEEERVGNGGPFGVPGALSNQPPGGGVAPEQTAPDNAANGEEATTTTTTPGSSRKSTTRNFELDRTISHTRMAPGNVRKLSVAVLVDEKRSVDAEGNVTSQPLSESEMTRINALVMDAIGFSKARGDSLNVVNAPFMAPEAVEALPEKPIWEEPWVWNLAKQVGGALVVLFLIFGVIRPAFRDMTKVPVSENDDENLSPEEVLARSSKSGEEIAKLTTGSEKMEEQLSNVRSLVQQDPALVAQVVKNWTAGDA; this is encoded by the coding sequence ATGGAAAACGCACCTGCTACTACCGGCCCTCAAGCTAATATGCCGGCAGCCCGACCAACGACGGCTTTGGGCGCCATGCAAGCTAATATTTCACGACAACCTGTAGTTAAGCAGGTTCTATTTTTATTAGCTATTGCTGCCAGTATTGCTGTCGGTGGTTATGTGCTGATGTGGTCACAAACGCCGTCTTATCAAGTGCTGTTTGGCAATATGGCGCCGGCGGAGTCTTCTGAAGTTGTCGATGTTTTGCAGCAAATGAATGTGGATTACAAATTAGATCCAACCACCGGGGCGGTGTTAGTACCGGCGGCTGACCTGCAGACGTTGCGTATGAAGTTGGCTGCAGAAGGGTTGCCCAGAAGTGCGGCATTAGGCATGGAAATGCTTAATCAGGATCAGGGTTTTGGTACCAGCCAGTTTATTGAGCGGGCTCGTTATCAACGTGCCATGGAAGAAGAGTTATCCCGCTCTATCGCTGAACTGAATAATGTCAGAAGTGCGCGTGTGCATTTAGCGATTCCCAAACAGTCTGTTTTTGTGCGTGATCGTAAAGATCCCACCGCCTCCGTTGTAGTACATCTATATGCAGGCAGAACACTGGATCAATCTCAGGTCGCTGCCATCACACATATGGTCGCATCCAGTGTGCCAGATATGAAAAATGCCGATGTGACGATTGTTGACCAGCGCGGTAATTTGTTAACGCAACCAGAACGGGCTGCCGGTGTTGCGATGAGTGATACTCAGCTTGAATATACCCGTAAAGTTGAGCAGATCTATATTGACCGTATCGAGAATATTCTGTCTCCCATTGTCGGGATGAGCGGTGTTCGTGCTCAAGTCGTTGCAGATATTGACTTTACAATGTCTGAACAAACGCATGAAAGTTATAATCCAGATATGACAGCCGTCAGAAGTGAACAGCTTCAGGAAGAAGAACGTGTTGGCAATGGTGGCCCGTTTGGTGTGCCAGGAGCGCTCAGTAATCAACCACCTGGTGGTGGTGTTGCACCGGAACAAACGGCCCCAGATAATGCGGCAAATGGTGAAGAGGCAACAACGACAACCACAACACCTGGTTCAAGCAGAAAAAGTACAACACGTAATTTTGAACTAGACAGAACGATCAGCCATACCCGCATGGCGCCGGGCAATGTTAGAAAGTTAAGCGTGGCTGTACTCGTTGATGAAAAACGCAGCGTTGATGCGGAAGGCAATGTGACCTCTCAGCCGCTGTCAGAGTCAGAAATGACACGCATTAACGCGCTGGTGATGGATGCCATTGGGTTTAGTAAAGCACGTGGCGACAGTTTAAATGTAGTGAATGCCCCATTCATGGCTCCTGAAGCGGTTGAAGCCTTGCCAGAAAAACCTATCTGGGAAGAACCTTGGGTTTGGAATTTAGCAAAACAAGTCGGTGGTGCACTGGTGGTTCTGTTCCTTATCTTTGGTGTGATCCGTCCTGCATTCAGAGATATGACCAAAGTGCCTGTCTCTGAAAATGATGACGAAAACTTATCGCCGGAAGAAGTTTTAGCCAGAAGTAGCAAGAGTGGTGAAGAGATTGCTAAACTGACCACTGGTTCGGAGAAGATGGAAGAACAACTATCTAATGTCCGAAGTTTAGTGCAACAAGACCCTGCGCTCGTAGCGCAAGTAGTCAAAAACTGGACGGCGGGTGATGCCTAA
- a CDS encoding sensor histidine kinase — protein sequence MNLKLSVGDDLQKSHYQKQPFSRDIDLSTISNVSHISAEQTKKVSSQADQLANRHSRLLAVLPAGVVVLDGSGFIQEANEAAVSLLGEPLSGERWVNVIERTFDPKPSDGHDVSLKDGRLVHISTNPLGHEPGQIILLQDVTDTRTLQSKVSHLQRLSTIGEVTARLAHQIRTPLSSAMLYLSPLLKEGADEQVKQRFASRVKESLSHMEQLIRDLLSFSRGNMAAPSPVALQELLSQLEQQFSAQNDVESSDVRLTISNHVNDGYIYGSQSALISAITNLLNNARQACEPHGHIEVKADYAINEDDEQCISISVNDNGEGMSASVLNQVLTPFYTTRSNGTGLGLAVVQSIVKAHRGHLTIESEPKKGSSVTMFFPLYTSSSSSSDEVTQEVAL from the coding sequence ATGAATCTGAAATTATCGGTGGGTGATGATTTACAAAAATCGCATTACCAAAAACAACCCTTTTCAAGAGACATTGATCTCAGCACTATTTCTAATGTCAGCCATATATCGGCTGAACAGACTAAAAAAGTCTCATCTCAGGCTGACCAATTAGCAAATCGCCATAGTCGTTTACTCGCGGTTCTTCCTGCTGGTGTCGTTGTATTGGATGGCTCTGGCTTTATTCAGGAAGCGAACGAAGCGGCTGTATCCTTACTAGGCGAACCGCTCTCAGGTGAACGCTGGGTCAATGTGATTGAACGCACTTTTGATCCCAAGCCCAGCGATGGTCACGATGTTTCACTGAAAGATGGCCGTTTAGTTCATATCTCAACCAACCCGCTGGGTCATGAACCGGGACAAATCATTTTATTGCAGGATGTGACTGATACTCGAACTTTACAAAGCAAAGTGTCACATTTACAGCGACTATCCACCATTGGCGAAGTCACTGCAAGACTTGCTCATCAAATCAGAACGCCATTATCTTCTGCGATGCTTTATCTGTCTCCATTACTCAAAGAAGGGGCTGACGAACAAGTAAAACAGCGGTTTGCATCACGGGTGAAAGAGAGCCTCTCTCATATGGAGCAATTGATTCGTGATCTCTTATCTTTTTCACGTGGAAATATGGCTGCCCCCTCACCAGTAGCTCTGCAAGAGTTATTGAGCCAACTTGAGCAGCAGTTCTCCGCTCAAAATGATGTGGAAAGCAGTGATGTCAGACTGACCATTTCGAATCATGTTAATGATGGCTATATCTATGGCAGCCAATCTGCATTAATTAGTGCAATTACTAATCTTCTTAACAATGCACGTCAGGCATGTGAGCCGCATGGACATATTGAAGTAAAAGCAGATTACGCCATCAACGAAGACGATGAGCAATGTATCAGCATTAGCGTTAATGATAATGGTGAGGGCATGTCTGCTTCAGTGCTGAACCAGGTACTGACTCCCTTTTATACCACTCGTTCGAATGGCACAGGCCTCGGTTTGGCTGTCGTTCAGTCAATAGTGAAGGCCCATAGAGGTCACTTAACAATTGAAAGCGAGCCTAAAAAAGGCAGTTCGGTGACCATGTTTTTCCCTCTTTATACATCATCAAGTTCATCATCAGATGAAGTCACGCAGGAGGTTGCGTTATGA
- the fliI gene encoding flagellar protein export ATPase FliI has protein sequence MSNIERQSRLQNKLMQYQQRLDSDDEQSVLIEGRLTRMVGLTLEAVGFQVPIGSRCEIIGKGQKPIEAEVVGFSGETTFLMPTGDMRGLVPNAKVRPVRSDSQVPVGEAMLGRVVDGAGKPLDGKGPLRVHDKVPLHGEPVNPLARSPIRQHLDVGVQSINALLSIGRGQRMGLFAGSGVGKSVLLGMMTRFTEADVIVVGLIGERGREVKEFIEDILGEQGMARSVVVASPADHSPLMRLHGAMLATSIAEYFRDQGKQVLLLMDSLTRFAQAQREIALAIGEPPATKGYPPSVFSLLPQLVERAGNGAVDGGAITAIYTVLTEGDDQQDPVADAARAILDGHIVLSRQLAESGHYPAIDVEASISRVMPHIVSEEHLKQAQQFKQIYSTYRQNQDLISVGAYSKGSDPAIDESIAMFPALRQLLRQGMNEAVNWQQSDQRLKQVLELRNQLQNQQQNVAQTPMLMDGNTRRF, from the coding sequence ATGAGCAATATTGAGCGTCAGTCCCGATTACAAAATAAGTTGATGCAATATCAACAACGATTGGATTCGGATGATGAGCAGAGTGTTTTAATTGAAGGACGTTTGACCAGGATGGTTGGATTAACGCTCGAAGCCGTTGGCTTTCAGGTGCCCATTGGCAGCCGCTGTGAGATTATTGGCAAAGGACAAAAGCCCATCGAAGCAGAAGTGGTCGGATTTTCAGGTGAAACGACCTTTTTGATGCCCACAGGCGATATGCGTGGATTAGTGCCTAACGCTAAAGTCAGACCTGTACGAAGTGATTCACAAGTACCTGTAGGTGAAGCCATGCTGGGCCGGGTAGTGGATGGTGCAGGTAAACCACTCGATGGTAAAGGTCCTTTAAGAGTTCATGACAAGGTGCCTTTACACGGTGAACCGGTTAATCCGTTGGCGCGATCGCCTATTCGTCAACACCTCGATGTTGGGGTACAGAGTATTAATGCCTTGCTTAGTATTGGCCGAGGTCAACGTATGGGGCTGTTTGCAGGGAGTGGTGTTGGTAAAAGTGTGTTGTTAGGTATGATGACACGATTTACTGAGGCCGATGTTATCGTAGTTGGCTTGATTGGTGAACGTGGCCGAGAAGTAAAAGAGTTTATTGAAGATATTCTCGGTGAACAAGGCATGGCAAGATCCGTTGTTGTCGCTTCACCCGCTGACCATTCCCCCTTAATGCGACTGCATGGTGCCATGCTGGCAACCAGCATTGCTGAATACTTCCGGGATCAAGGTAAACAGGTTTTATTATTAATGGATTCCTTGACTCGTTTTGCTCAGGCGCAGCGTGAAATTGCCTTGGCGATTGGTGAGCCACCCGCAACGAAAGGCTATCCACCATCAGTATTCTCATTATTACCACAATTGGTTGAACGCGCTGGCAATGGAGCTGTTGACGGTGGAGCTATTACGGCTATCTATACGGTATTAACGGAAGGTGACGATCAGCAGGATCCTGTGGCAGACGCGGCTCGGGCCATATTAGATGGGCATATTGTTTTATCTAGGCAGCTAGCCGAGTCTGGGCACTACCCAGCGATTGACGTAGAAGCATCAATAAGTCGTGTCATGCCTCATATTGTAAGTGAAGAACACTTAAAACAAGCACAGCAATTCAAGCAGATTTACTCAACTTATAGACAAAACCAAGATCTTATTAGTGTAGGCGCCTATAGTAAGGGTAGTGATCCTGCCATTGATGAATCCATTGCCATGTTCCCAGCGTTAAGGCAATTGTTGAGACAAGGCATGAATGAAGCGGTTAACTGGCAACAAAGTGATCAGCGATTGAAGCAAGTACTTGAGTTAAGAAATCAATTACAAAACCAACAGCAGAATGTGGCACAGACACCGATGCTAATGGATGGTAATACTCGCCGTTTTTAA
- a CDS encoding sigma-54 dependent transcriptional regulator, whose translation MSVNNVLVVESDNDRCEMLSTLIEFINCQPVVIREPELWFEHADALDDVVMAIVGDCGGQNQTKQLLRELVNHQARVPVFTLESVEGESISFPGTIGSIRYPIKYPQLSNALQQATIYRGLTTEATAGTNLFRSLVGNSRMIKNVQRMIDQVSDSEANVLILGESGTGKEVVARNLHHFSSRRDKPFVPVNCGAIPGELLESELFGHEKGAFTGAITSRKGRFEMAEGGTLFLDEIGDMPLPMQVKLLRVLQERTYEKVGSNKTQTANVRVIAATHRNLEEHIADGRFREDLFYRLNVFPIEMPALRDRPEDIPLLINELIKRIEHENRGTIHLTPAAITSLCRYPWPGNVRELANVVERLVILYPYGTVDFDDLPDKYRLEGDDLPEEITAIITASPKQDIPRNMPEVSIEDKQPSKLSSQTDSLHSLSDDMVLPEDGIDLKEHLANLEYLLIKQAIDDAEGVVAHAANKLKMRRTTLVEKMRKYGIQRDTE comes from the coding sequence ATGAGTGTAAATAATGTATTGGTCGTAGAAAGTGATAATGACCGATGCGAGATGTTAAGCACACTCATCGAGTTTATAAATTGCCAACCTGTTGTAATTCGTGAACCTGAACTATGGTTTGAACATGCCGATGCGTTGGATGATGTGGTCATGGCCATTGTCGGAGACTGCGGTGGTCAGAATCAAACTAAACAGTTACTGAGAGAACTCGTTAATCATCAAGCCCGTGTACCAGTCTTCACTCTTGAGTCTGTTGAGGGTGAATCAATAAGCTTTCCCGGTACAATCGGTTCTATTCGTTATCCGATAAAATACCCTCAATTAAGCAATGCTCTGCAACAGGCCACCATTTACCGTGGGCTGACGACTGAAGCGACAGCTGGTACAAATTTGTTCAGATCACTTGTTGGCAATAGCCGTATGATCAAGAATGTACAGCGGATGATTGACCAAGTGTCAGATTCGGAAGCAAATGTATTAATTCTTGGTGAGTCTGGAACTGGTAAAGAAGTCGTTGCTCGTAATTTGCATCACTTTTCATCCAGAAGAGACAAACCTTTTGTGCCGGTAAACTGTGGCGCGATCCCTGGAGAATTATTAGAGAGTGAGTTATTCGGTCATGAGAAAGGCGCCTTTACCGGGGCAATAACATCAAGAAAAGGGCGCTTTGAAATGGCTGAGGGCGGCACCTTATTTCTGGATGAAATAGGTGATATGCCATTACCTATGCAGGTAAAGCTGCTTCGTGTGTTACAAGAGCGAACCTATGAAAAAGTGGGAAGCAATAAAACACAAACAGCCAACGTGCGTGTGATCGCTGCAACACATCGTAATCTTGAAGAGCATATTGCTGATGGGCGTTTCCGTGAAGATTTATTTTATCGTCTCAATGTTTTCCCGATTGAAATGCCGGCATTACGCGATAGGCCCGAGGATATACCTTTACTTATCAATGAATTGATTAAACGTATTGAGCATGAGAACAGAGGTACAATCCATCTTACTCCTGCTGCCATTACCTCCTTGTGTCGCTATCCCTGGCCTGGCAATGTACGTGAATTAGCCAATGTCGTTGAACGTTTAGTTATTCTCTATCCTTATGGGACGGTGGATTTTGATGATCTACCTGATAAATACCGGTTGGAAGGGGATGACCTCCCAGAAGAAATCACAGCGATCATCACCGCTAGTCCGAAACAAGATATACCAAGAAATATGCCTGAGGTCAGTATTGAGGATAAACAGCCGTCTAAGCTATCTTCTCAAACAGATAGCCTGCATAGCCTCTCAGATGACATGGTGCTGCCAGAGGATGGGATTGACCTGAAAGAGCACCTGGCAAACCTCGAGTATTTATTGATTAAACAAGCGATAGATGATGCTGAAGGTGTGGTTGCCCACGCGGCTAATAAATTAAAAATGCGAAGAACTACCTTGGTAGAAAAAATGCGTAAATACGGTATCCAGAGAGATACGGAATAG
- the fliE gene encoding flagellar hook-basal body complex protein FliE, with protein MIKAIDPNQLLTQMRALQAQASPATQPLSADNAESNGRVDFGNVMKQAIGEVNNLQKTSGDLKTSFELGDPNVNLADVMIASEKASVAFEATLQVRNKLIEAYQEVMRMSI; from the coding sequence ATGATCAAAGCTATCGATCCGAATCAATTACTTACCCAAATGCGAGCTTTGCAAGCCCAGGCATCACCTGCAACTCAACCACTTTCTGCCGATAATGCTGAAAGCAATGGTCGGGTTGATTTTGGCAATGTGATGAAACAAGCGATAGGTGAAGTCAATAATTTACAAAAAACATCCGGCGACTTAAAAACGTCGTTTGAACTTGGCGATCCGAATGTCAACCTGGCTGACGTCATGATTGCATCAGAAAAAGCCAGTGTGGCTTTTGAAGCTACCTTACAAGTCAGAAACAAGCTGATTGAGGCTTATCAAGAAGTTATGCGTATGTCGATTTAG
- the fliJ gene encoding flagellar export protein FliJ produces the protein MSRSRKLDPVIEMARKATESELQKLGQQNALLQQEQFQLDDLLQYRAEYLSRFRQADPMVMTAKKALDLRSFLAKLDQAILSQESQVKSANEKVQRQQKMWLQARNKEQAIDALMARYEATELKKQLKREQVETDEHTNGVWLRNRNK, from the coding sequence ATGAGTCGTAGTCGAAAACTTGATCCTGTTATCGAAATGGCTCGGAAAGCAACAGAGTCCGAGTTACAAAAACTTGGTCAACAAAATGCCTTACTTCAACAGGAGCAATTCCAGTTGGATGATCTCCTTCAATATCGGGCCGAGTATCTCTCGCGCTTTCGACAAGCAGATCCCATGGTGATGACTGCAAAAAAAGCACTCGATCTGAGAAGCTTTTTAGCTAAATTAGACCAAGCTATTCTTAGTCAGGAATCACAAGTCAAATCAGCCAATGAAAAAGTCCAGCGTCAGCAAAAAATGTGGTTGCAGGCCAGAAATAAGGAGCAGGCTATTGATGCCTTAATGGCACGGTATGAAGCCACAGAGCTCAAAAAACAATTAAAAAGAGAACAAGTCGAAACGGATGAGCATACAAACGGTGTATGGCTGAGAAACCGAAATAAATAA
- the fliS gene encoding flagellar export chaperone FliS: MQVMVNKKAMEGYGRGAIESEVNYASPYRIIQMLMEGALARVATAKGCIARNEIAEKGHQISWCIRIVEGLKTSLDAEKGGEIAANLDALYDYITRRLLEANVSNDITILDEVTKLLEEIKAGWDGIPPEFH; encoded by the coding sequence ATGCAGGTAATGGTCAATAAAAAAGCGATGGAAGGTTATGGCCGAGGTGCCATTGAGTCTGAAGTAAATTATGCCTCACCCTATCGAATTATTCAGATGTTGATGGAAGGTGCGCTGGCGAGGGTCGCTACTGCAAAAGGCTGTATTGCGCGTAATGAAATTGCTGAAAAAGGACATCAGATTTCATGGTGCATTCGTATTGTTGAAGGATTAAAGACCAGTTTGGATGCTGAAAAGGGCGGGGAGATCGCTGCCAATTTAGATGCATTATATGACTATATAACGCGCCGGTTACTTGAAGCGAATGTCAGCAATGATATAACGATTCTTGATGAAGTCACCAAGTTACTTGAAGAAATCAAAGCGGGCTGGGATGGAATACCCCCAGAGTTTCATTAG
- a CDS encoding flagellar protein FliT — translation MNAIAQLQEALRLTESMLSAVENEKWSEISGLVHKRGQILAEVFPLDNSVNQSEASPVIEKIIQINQTIERHCVDARQSIQVELSQFNKNKKVAAAYQSS, via the coding sequence ATGAATGCCATAGCCCAGTTACAGGAAGCTTTAAGGCTAACAGAGTCAATGCTCTCAGCTGTAGAAAATGAAAAGTGGTCTGAGATTTCCGGATTAGTACACAAGCGTGGTCAAATATTAGCCGAAGTTTTCCCTTTAGATAACTCAGTGAACCAGTCTGAAGCGAGCCCTGTTATTGAAAAAATAATACAAATCAATCAAACGATCGAACGTCACTGCGTTGATGCCCGTCAGTCAATTCAAGTAGAACTCAGCCAGTTCAATAAAAACAAAAAAGTGGCAGCAGCTTACCAATCGAGTTAA
- the fliG gene encoding flagellar motor switch protein FliG has protein sequence MAEEVRKLTGTEKAAVFLRSIGEEEAAAILKHMGPKEVQKVGQAMATLQNVTREEVQSVLNSFVTTVEQETGLGIGSHDYVRKMLVGALGEDRAGSLLDRILSGSNTNGLEQLKWMDARGIYEIIRLEHPQIIAIVCSFLDADQAAGVLSLFPARDQANVILRIATLDGVQPSALTELNEILEKQFSGAAGAQSTMVGGLKTAADILNFVDGTSEAAIMEKIKESEPDLGQNIEDLMFVFENLIDVDDRGMQTLMREIQTDQLQLALKGADDALKEKFLRNMSQRAGEMMRDDLEAMGPVRLSDVEAAQKAILATARSLSDKGEIMLGGGAGDDFV, from the coding sequence ATGGCAGAAGAAGTCAGAAAACTAACAGGCACGGAAAAAGCAGCTGTTTTTCTTCGCTCTATAGGTGAAGAGGAAGCGGCAGCAATACTCAAGCATATGGGGCCGAAAGAGGTACAGAAAGTCGGTCAGGCCATGGCGACGTTACAAAACGTGACGCGCGAAGAAGTCCAATCAGTCTTAAACAGTTTTGTGACCACTGTCGAACAAGAAACTGGCCTTGGTATTGGTTCTCATGATTATGTTCGTAAAATGCTGGTGGGTGCATTAGGTGAAGACCGTGCTGGCAGTTTATTAGATCGTATTTTATCTGGCAGTAACACCAATGGTCTGGAACAGCTCAAATGGATGGATGCCAGAGGGATTTATGAAATCATTCGTCTTGAGCATCCGCAGATCATTGCCATTGTATGTTCTTTTCTGGATGCGGATCAGGCAGCGGGTGTCTTGTCTTTATTTCCTGCAAGGGATCAGGCGAATGTGATATTGCGTATTGCCACGCTTGATGGTGTTCAGCCTTCTGCGTTGACAGAGCTCAATGAGATTCTGGAAAAACAATTCAGTGGTGCAGCAGGCGCACAATCAACGATGGTGGGAGGTCTGAAAACAGCGGCAGATATCCTTAACTTTGTTGATGGTACTTCTGAAGCGGCCATCATGGAAAAAATCAAAGAGAGCGAGCCCGATCTTGGACAAAACATCGAAGATCTTATGTTTGTCTTTGAAAATCTTATCGATGTCGATGATCGTGGCATGCAAACATTGATGCGTGAAATTCAGACTGATCAATTGCAGCTGGCACTAAAAGGTGCTGATGACGCATTGAAAGAGAAATTCCTACGCAATATGTCACAACGTGCAGGTGAAATGATGCGTGATGATTTAGAAGCGATGGGGCCTGTTCGTTTAAGCGATGTAGAAGCAGCGCAAAAAGCCATTCTTGCTACAGCACGAAGCTTGTCTGATAAAGGCGAAATTATGCTAGGCGGAGGTGCAGGTGATGACTTCGTCTGA
- a CDS encoding flagellar assembly protein FliH has protein sequence MTSSDDTLVTKQADVLSADEIADAIKRWEAPRMVAVTDVDDKDAPQVLDVKAIEALQQQAQEEGYKVGYEEGHQAGFADGQQAGLKDIQLQVEKLQQMLNTLQQPLTELDEILEKDLVNLAITMTRQLVRRELKHQPEHVIGAMRAALEALPISDRQLKIYVHPDDLHIIQKGLSLEHDSDKYQWIEDPLLTRGGLRLETPDTSVDATVESRLNSIINKVLGDERDADNEQY, from the coding sequence ATGACTTCGTCTGATGACACGCTTGTTACCAAACAAGCTGATGTCTTATCTGCGGATGAAATTGCTGATGCTATAAAACGCTGGGAAGCGCCAAGAATGGTGGCGGTCACGGATGTGGATGATAAGGATGCTCCGCAAGTGCTTGATGTGAAAGCCATTGAGGCATTACAACAACAAGCACAGGAAGAAGGCTACAAAGTTGGCTATGAAGAAGGCCACCAGGCTGGTTTTGCCGATGGTCAGCAAGCAGGACTGAAAGATATTCAGTTGCAAGTCGAAAAGCTTCAGCAGATGCTTAATACCTTACAACAGCCACTGACAGAATTGGATGAGATTCTGGAAAAAGATTTAGTTAACCTGGCTATTACCATGACGCGGCAGCTAGTTCGCCGGGAGTTAAAGCATCAACCAGAACACGTTATTGGCGCAATGCGAGCGGCGCTTGAAGCCTTACCGATCAGTGATCGTCAACTCAAAATTTATGTTCATCCTGACGATCTGCATATCATCCAGAAAGGGTTATCTTTAGAACACGATTCAGACAAATACCAATGGATAGAAGATCCTTTACTCACTCGTGGTGGTCTGCGCTTAGAAACCCCTGATACCAGCGTCGACGCCACGGTTGAGTCCAGGCTGAACAGCATCATCAATAAAGTGCTTGGTGATGAAAGAGATGCTGACAATGAGCAATATTGA